The following nucleotide sequence is from Desulfovibrio aminophilus DSM 12254.
CACGCCCCCGGCCAGGGGGCGGCCCTGGACCATTCAGCGGCGCGGCGAACGCCGCGACGACGTGAAGTTTTTTTGGGGGATGGGGGTCCGGGGGAAACCCCCTTCTTTGCAAAAAAGGGGGTTTCCCCCGGAGGACTCATGCCCACGTTGTATCTCGACTGCACCACGGGAGTCAGCGGCGACATGCTCCTGGCCTCCCTGTCCGACGCGGGGAGGCTGTGCTCCTATCTGGAAGAGCAGATGGCCAAGCTGCCGCTGCCCGGATTCCGGCTGGAGTTCGCGGAGGCCCGGGTGGCGGGCATCGTCACCCGCCGGGCTAGGGTGCTCCAGACCGCCAGCCAGCCCCTGCGGCATCTTGAGGATCTAACCCGGATCGTGGAGGACGCGCCGTATTCCGAGTGGGTGCGCAAGGAGGCCCTGGCCGTGCTGCGCCTGTTGGGCGAGGCCGAGGCCCGAGTCCACGGCCTGCCGTTGGAGAAGGTGCACTTCCATGAGATCGGGGCCGTGGACACGGTGGTGGACGTCACCGGAACGCTGCTGCTGGTGGAGAAACTGGGAGTGAAGAGAGTGGCGGCCTCGGCCGTGAACCTGGGCTCCGGCTTCGTGGAGATCGCCCACGGCAGACTGCCCGTGCCCGCCCCGGCCTGCGCCGAACTGGCCAAGGGCATGCGGGCCTTTTCCACGGACATCGGCATGGAGACGGCGACGCCCACGGGGTTGTCGCTGGTCAAACGCCTGGCCAAGACCTACGGCCCCCTGCCCGAGGGCGTGGTGCGGGCCGTGGGCTACGGCTCGGGCACACGCTCCACGGACGAGCGGCCCACCTTCGTGCGGGCCTTTCTCATCGACGAGGACGAGGGCGATGCAGCCTGACATGATGGCCGTGGTGGCCCGCTACCGGGAGGACGTTTCCTGGACGGGACGGCTGGGCTTTCCAGTCGTGATCTACGACAAGGGCGGCGACTGGCCCGGGGGCGTGCCCCTGCCGAACATCGGCCGCGAGGCCCACACCTATGTCACGCACATCCTGCGCCGCTACCCGGAATTCCCGCGCCACACCCTGTTCCTGCAGGGCGACCCCTTCCCGCACCTGACCCCGGACGGCAAGGCGGGCGTGGACACGCTGCTGACCAAGGCGGCCGACCTCCTGGACCGGGGCGCGAGCTTCGGCGGCCTGTCCTGGTGCCGCCTGCGTTGCGACCGGCTGGGGCGGCCGCACAGCATGTTCGACCCGGCCTGGAAGGGAAAATGGAGGGGTTGGGGCAAGGACATCCCGGTGGGCGAGGTCTTCGAGAAGTTATTCGCCGGAAGCTCCCCCCGGCTGTTCCTGGCCAACGCGGCCACGGCCAACTTCCTCGTGTCCCGCCAGCGCATCCTGACCCGGCCGTTGGGATTCTACAACAACCTGCTTTCGTTGATTGAAAACGATCCGTATGACGAGATGAACACGGGCCACGCCCTGGAACGTCTCTGGCACC
It contains:
- a CDS encoding LarC family nickel insertion protein gives rise to the protein MPTLYLDCTTGVSGDMLLASLSDAGRLCSYLEEQMAKLPLPGFRLEFAEARVAGIVTRRARVLQTASQPLRHLEDLTRIVEDAPYSEWVRKEALAVLRLLGEAEARVHGLPLEKVHFHEIGAVDTVVDVTGTLLLVEKLGVKRVAASAVNLGSGFVEIAHGRLPVPAPACAELAKGMRAFSTDIGMETATPTGLSLVKRLAKTYGPLPEGVVRAVGYGSGTRSTDERPTFVRAFLIDEDEGDAA
- a CDS encoding DUF3431 domain-containing protein, which translates into the protein MQPDMMAVVARYREDVSWTGRLGFPVVIYDKGGDWPGGVPLPNIGREAHTYVTHILRRYPEFPRHTLFLQGDPFPHLTPDGKAGVDTLLTKAADLLDRGASFGGLSWCRLRCDRLGRPHSMFDPAWKGKWRGWGKDIPVGEVFEKLFAGSSPRLFLANAATANFLVSRQRILTRPLGFYNNLLSLIENDPYDEMNTGHALERLWHLVFDGNKRLNRADYG